In the uncultured Methanobacterium sp. genome, one interval contains:
- a CDS encoding VOC family protein, whose product MMKIKYICPLITVQDIDKSRKFYENVLKQEVEMDHGANVAFKDGFAIHNAEHYKELLGDSSATNGKGNKNFNVDKNFMELYFESEELDGVQEKLESLNCRFVHKIRAQPWGQRVMRFYDPDGYIIEVGEPLEFVVRRFAAQGLSIREISEKSSTPVEFVKMVLEHDN is encoded by the coding sequence ATGATGAAAATAAAATACATCTGTCCTCTAATAACTGTGCAGGATATTGATAAATCCAGAAAATTCTACGAAAATGTGTTGAAACAGGAAGTAGAAATGGATCACGGGGCCAATGTGGCTTTTAAAGATGGTTTTGCCATTCACAATGCTGAACACTACAAGGAACTTCTAGGGGATTCATCAGCTACCAATGGCAAGGGGAATAAGAATTTCAATGTTGATAAAAACTTCATGGAATTATATTTTGAATCTGAAGAGCTGGATGGTGTTCAGGAGAAATTAGAATCTCTCAATTGTAGATTTGTTCATAAAATCAGGGCTCAACCATGGGGACAGAGGGTTATGCGTTTTTATGACCCTGATGGTTACATCATCGAGGTGGGTGAACCTCTGGAATTTGTGGTGAGAAGATTTGCTGCCCAGGGACTTTCCATTAGAGAGATATCTGAAAAATCTTCCACACCTGTTGAATTCGTGAAAATGGTACTAGAACATGACAACTGA
- a CDS encoding DNA-3-methyladenine glycosylase, producing the protein MYQSNFNIKAKAPFDFDLSCRIFSSGDKSIKKYANNRLWQTLTINQETMLLYIESVGSVDEPEIKVSVESDEELSPDILNSVPPIVYRIFNLGMDLHPFYEQVKSDPVLSPITSRLYGLKNPSTPTLFEALVDSIIEQQISLKAAHSIENRLIKQFGRSVHLYGQDYYSYPSPEDLSSLDLEELRSCGLSSRKAEYIRDLSLKIINKDVDLQSLQKMSNASEMMEELIKIRGIGVWTAEMAMLRGLCRLDVIPADDIGLQRVIGNFYGAGGKISSEKVLEIASSWEKWKGLASYYLIVADLMNISV; encoded by the coding sequence ATGTATCAATCCAATTTCAATATAAAGGCCAAAGCACCGTTTGATTTTGATTTAAGTTGCAGGATATTTTCCAGTGGTGATAAAAGTATAAAAAAGTATGCCAATAATCGCCTCTGGCAGACTCTCACAATTAATCAGGAAACAATGCTTCTGTACATTGAATCGGTGGGATCGGTTGATGAACCTGAAATTAAGGTTAGTGTGGAATCAGATGAGGAACTATCCCCGGATATTTTAAATTCAGTTCCACCAATTGTTTACCGGATTTTTAACCTGGGAATGGATCTTCATCCTTTCTATGAGCAGGTAAAATCAGATCCTGTTTTGTCACCCATCACTAGCAGACTTTACGGTCTTAAAAATCCTTCTACACCCACGTTATTTGAAGCACTGGTGGATTCCATTATAGAACAGCAGATATCTCTCAAAGCAGCCCATAGTATAGAAAACCGTTTAATAAAGCAGTTTGGACGGTCGGTTCATCTTTATGGTCAGGATTATTATTCATATCCCTCACCAGAAGATTTGAGCAGTTTAGATCTTGAAGAACTTCGAAGTTGTGGTCTGAGTTCTAGAAAGGCAGAGTATATTCGTGATTTATCCTTAAAAATAATAAACAAAGATGTGGACCTGCAATCCCTTCAAAAAATGAGTAACGCCTCTGAAATGATGGAAGAACTGATTAAAATCAGGGGTATTGGTGTCTGGACCGCCGAAATGGCAATGCTTAGAGGATTGTGTCGATTGGATGTTATTCCTGCAGATGACATCGGTCTGCAGAGGGTTATTGGCAATTTTTATGGTGCGGGTGGAAAGATATCATCAGAAAAAGTCCTGGAAATTGCCAGTTCATGGGAAAAATGGAAGGGATTGGCGAGTTATTATTTGATTGTGGCCGATTTAATGAACATTTCCGTTTAA
- a CDS encoding PLP-dependent aminotransferase family protein, with protein sequence MNYHFARRMNKIPRSFVREILKVTDDDDMISFAGGLPNPKSFPVEAINNATSKVLSEDGDKVLQYSTTEGYRKLREFIAQRYERQGMEVEVEDILITNGSQQCLDLVGKVFLDSGDGVIMERPTYLAAIQAFGLYEPEFHSVPLLDDGVDTTILEKILEEENIKLFYTVSSFQNPTGITYSESKREKVAEIMAEHETILVEDNPYGEIRFMGEDIPPIKSHLPDSILFGTFSKIVSPGMRMGWIVAPPKVMDKLVTAKQASDLHSNYFTQRVVYQYLQDNDVDQHIQSIKQLYKSQRDQMVHSIKKYFPEGVKHTSPQGGMFLWVTLPEGTSSMELFELAMEENVAFVPGETFYTEGPEKNTMRLNFSNSSVEEIEEGIKRLGNAIKKL encoded by the coding sequence ATGAATTACCATTTTGCTCGTCGTATGAATAAGATACCAAGGTCTTTTGTCCGGGAAATTTTGAAGGTTACCGATGATGATGACATGATTTCATTTGCTGGCGGACTTCCCAATCCAAAGTCCTTCCCAGTGGAAGCCATTAACAATGCCACATCAAAGGTTCTAAGTGAAGACGGTGATAAAGTTCTCCAGTACAGCACCACCGAAGGTTACCGCAAGTTAAGGGAATTCATAGCCCAGCGTTACGAAAGACAGGGCATGGAAGTTGAAGTTGAAGATATTCTGATAACCAATGGATCCCAGCAGTGCCTGGATCTGGTGGGGAAAGTTTTCCTGGACAGTGGTGATGGTGTGATCATGGAAAGACCCACCTATCTGGCGGCTATACAGGCATTTGGATTGTACGAACCAGAATTTCATTCTGTACCTTTGCTGGATGATGGAGTAGACACCACCATCCTGGAGAAGATCCTGGAAGAGGAGAATATCAAACTATTCTACACTGTCAGTAGTTTCCAGAACCCCACTGGTATAACCTACTCTGAAAGTAAAAGGGAAAAAGTTGCAGAAATAATGGCAGAACACGAGACCATCCTGGTTGAAGACAACCCTTACGGTGAGATACGATTCATGGGGGAGGATATACCTCCAATCAAATCCCATTTACCAGATTCAATACTCTTCGGAACTTTCTCCAAGATCGTCTCCCCTGGTATGAGGATGGGCTGGATTGTGGCTCCCCCCAAGGTTATGGATAAACTGGTCACTGCCAAACAGGCCTCTGATCTCCACTCTAACTACTTCACCCAAAGGGTGGTTTACCAGTACCTCCAAGACAATGACGTGGACCAGCATATCCAGAGCATAAAACAATTATACAAGTCCCAGAGAGACCAGATGGTCCATTCCATCAAGAAGTACTTTCCAGAGGGAGTTAAACACACATCTCCCCAGGGCGGGATGTTCCTATGGGTCACTCTACCGGAGGGCACATCTTCAATGGAACTGTTTGAACTGGCAATGGAAGAAAATGTCGCATTTGTACCTGGAGAAACATTCTACACTGAAGGTCCTGAAAAGAACACCATGAGACTGAATTTTTCCAATTCAAGTGTAGAAGAAATTGAAGAAGGGATAAAAAGGCTGGGAAATGCCATTAAAAAATTATAG
- a CDS encoding 4Fe-4S binding protein has translation MKPETSTVLEKELRDKCHELGISMGGFAPVERWKNPPEELPQHFSNEIPREFWPQSIYPEARTVVVIGLPVQLPIVETAPSIYYHELYETVNILLDEKAYEISNFLTLKGYPSIFIPRDGYGDIEVLQEKPLAFFSHKHAAFLAGLGSFGLNNVLLTPEYGPRVRFTSIFTTLKLEGSKIYGDDLCTRCLSCAQNCPVNAIKSEQETGNDFPPLINKMKCATRSRKLRKEYRSPCGICIKVCPVGEDRKVFNRNETSMYTCKDGFEDYHQAWAHVRRYGSKK, from the coding sequence ATGAAACCTGAAACTTCCACTGTTTTAGAAAAAGAGCTTCGGGATAAGTGTCACGAATTGGGAATATCAATGGGGGGTTTTGCACCGGTGGAAAGGTGGAAAAATCCCCCAGAAGAACTTCCACAACATTTTTCCAATGAGATACCCAGAGAATTCTGGCCCCAGTCAATTTACCCCGAAGCCCGGACTGTGGTGGTGATTGGTTTACCAGTGCAGCTTCCCATTGTGGAAACTGCCCCATCTATTTATTATCACGAACTCTATGAAACAGTGAACATTCTGTTGGATGAGAAGGCCTACGAAATATCCAATTTCCTTACCCTGAAGGGTTACCCCTCTATTTTCATTCCCAGGGATGGTTACGGAGATATTGAAGTGCTCCAGGAAAAACCATTGGCATTCTTTTCCCATAAACACGCCGCATTCCTGGCGGGTCTTGGATCCTTTGGATTGAATAACGTTCTCCTCACACCAGAATATGGGCCCAGGGTACGTTTTACCAGTATATTCACCACCCTAAAACTGGAAGGAAGCAAGATTTATGGTGATGATCTGTGCACCCGCTGTTTGTCCTGCGCCCAGAACTGTCCAGTAAATGCCATAAAATCAGAACAGGAAACTGGAAATGATTTTCCTCCCCTGATAAACAAGATGAAATGTGCCACCCGCAGCAGGAAACTGCGAAAAGAATACCGTTCCCCCTGTGGTATCTGCATCAAAGTCTGCCCGGTGGGTGAAGATCGGAAAGTATTTAATAGAAATGAAACATCCATGTACACTTGTAAGGATGGTTTTGAAGATTATCATCAGGCCTGGGCGCATGTGCGCCGTTATGGTAGCAAAAAATGA
- a CDS encoding cation-translocating P-type ATPase translates to MADEMDIKNIKGLPEADVAMKIKEHGYNELPSTEERSFLAIAMEVIREPMFLLLIACGAIYLVLGDLQEALMLLGFVFVIMGITFYQERKTERTLEALRDLSSPRALVIREGQERRIPGREMVRDDIIILKEGDRVPADGVILSCSNLLINESLLTGESVPVRKVQCGGLMNMHPPGGDGLPSVYSGTLVVQGQGVAQVVSTGLETEMGRIGKRLQSLETEDTSLQMETRTLVRNMALVGAGLCAAVVVIYGITRLDWLNGFLAGITLAMAILPEEFPVVLTIFLALGAWRISRKNVLTRRSHAIQALGSTTVLCVDKTGTLTLNQMSVGKIMNGSEFYDVTRATHQLHESFHKLVEFSILASQRDPFDPMEKSLKEFGDTTLQETEHLHEDWQLVHEYPLSPELLAMSHVWQSPDGEDYIIAAKGAPEAVADLCHMSPEEMEQLARNISLMADEGLRIIGVARASFKKRDLPGKQHDFNFQFLGLVGFLDPVREEVPQSVQECYQAGIRVVMITGDYPGTARSIAQKIGLTKPENVITGDQLDAMDDETLKERVRDVNIFARMVPEMKLRLVEALKSNGEIVAMTGDGVNDAPALKSAQVGISMGGRGTDVAREASALVLLKDDFSSIVASVKMGRRIYDNLKKATAYIFAVHVPIVGMSFLPVLFQWPLVLFPVQIVFLELIIDPACSVVFEAEPAEANAMQRPPRSPSEKLFSRTNIGMSILQGIVVLVVVLAVYLVGLNWQGEASARTLSYITLIFANLALIMTNRSWSHTIYQTLRSPNQALWWVLGGAVIFLAAILYFPPLQQLFQFCPLNLWEILLCFVSGMLSVLWFEGYKVIKNRNRKSTSR, encoded by the coding sequence ATGGCAGATGAAATGGACATTAAAAACATAAAAGGCCTCCCTGAAGCAGACGTGGCCATGAAAATAAAAGAACATGGCTATAACGAGCTTCCATCAACTGAAGAGAGATCGTTTTTAGCCATTGCCATGGAAGTAATCAGGGAACCCATGTTCCTCCTCTTAATTGCTTGTGGTGCTATTTATCTTGTTTTAGGGGATCTTCAGGAAGCATTGATGCTCCTGGGATTTGTTTTTGTGATTATGGGGATAACTTTCTACCAGGAACGTAAAACAGAACGCACCCTGGAGGCACTACGGGATCTTTCCAGTCCCAGGGCACTGGTTATACGCGAAGGGCAAGAGAGGAGAATCCCTGGACGGGAAATGGTCCGTGACGATATTATCATACTCAAGGAGGGTGACCGGGTCCCGGCAGATGGTGTGATCTTATCCTGCAGCAACCTCCTCATAAACGAGTCCCTCTTAACTGGTGAATCTGTACCAGTGCGGAAGGTGCAATGTGGAGGATTGATGAACATGCATCCTCCCGGAGGGGATGGTCTGCCCTCAGTTTACTCTGGAACACTGGTGGTGCAGGGCCAGGGAGTAGCTCAGGTAGTATCCACTGGCCTTGAGACTGAGATGGGCCGTATAGGCAAACGTTTACAGTCTCTGGAAACAGAAGACACCAGCCTACAGATGGAAACCCGCACACTGGTACGGAACATGGCACTGGTTGGTGCAGGATTATGTGCCGCAGTAGTGGTTATCTATGGAATCACCAGACTGGACTGGCTTAACGGATTTTTAGCCGGTATAACCCTGGCCATGGCCATTCTACCCGAGGAGTTCCCGGTGGTGTTAACCATTTTCCTGGCACTGGGTGCCTGGAGAATATCCCGAAAAAACGTGCTTACCCGGCGTTCTCATGCTATTCAGGCACTGGGATCTACTACAGTGCTCTGTGTGGATAAAACCGGCACTCTGACGTTAAACCAAATGTCCGTGGGTAAGATCATGAATGGATCAGAGTTTTACGATGTAACCCGTGCCACCCATCAACTCCATGAATCATTCCATAAACTGGTGGAATTCAGTATACTGGCCAGCCAGCGAGACCCCTTTGATCCCATGGAAAAATCTCTCAAAGAATTTGGTGATACAACCTTACAGGAAACTGAACACCTTCATGAGGACTGGCAACTGGTCCATGAATACCCTTTATCCCCAGAACTTCTGGCCATGTCCCATGTATGGCAATCCCCGGATGGTGAAGATTACATAATAGCAGCTAAAGGAGCACCAGAAGCTGTGGCTGATCTATGCCATATGTCTCCAGAGGAAATGGAACAGTTAGCACGTAACATATCTTTAATGGCTGATGAAGGTTTGAGGATAATAGGAGTGGCCCGTGCATCATTTAAAAAGAGAGATCTCCCTGGAAAGCAGCATGATTTTAACTTCCAGTTTCTGGGCCTGGTGGGATTCCTGGATCCCGTTCGTGAAGAAGTCCCCCAGTCAGTTCAGGAATGTTACCAGGCAGGTATCAGGGTGGTGATGATCACCGGAGATTATCCAGGCACTGCTAGAAGTATCGCCCAAAAAATAGGACTCACCAAGCCAGAAAATGTTATAACTGGTGACCAACTGGATGCAATGGATGATGAGACCCTGAAAGAACGGGTCAGAGATGTTAACATCTTTGCCCGTATGGTGCCAGAGATGAAGTTGCGCCTGGTGGAGGCTCTTAAATCCAACGGTGAGATCGTGGCCATGACCGGTGATGGTGTTAACGATGCCCCTGCCCTTAAATCCGCCCAGGTAGGTATAAGTATGGGTGGACGTGGTACTGATGTGGCCAGGGAAGCATCGGCCCTGGTACTACTTAAGGATGACTTTTCATCCATTGTCGCCAGTGTGAAGATGGGCAGGCGTATCTACGATAACCTGAAAAAGGCCACTGCCTACATCTTCGCAGTGCATGTTCCCATTGTGGGGATGTCATTTTTACCAGTACTGTTCCAGTGGCCCCTGGTCTTATTCCCGGTGCAGATAGTATTCCTGGAGCTTATCATTGACCCTGCCTGTTCCGTGGTCTTTGAGGCAGAACCTGCAGAAGCAAATGCCATGCAACGCCCTCCACGCAGCCCTTCTGAGAAATTATTCAGCAGAACCAACATTGGAATGAGCATTTTACAGGGAATAGTGGTTCTGGTAGTGGTTCTGGCCGTATACCTTGTGGGTCTTAACTGGCAGGGGGAAGCAAGCGCCCGAACTTTAAGTTACATCACCCTCATCTTCGCTAACCTGGCTCTAATAATGACCAATCGTTCCTGGTCCCATACCATCTACCAGACACTTCGATCCCCTAACCAGGCCCTCTGGTGGGTATTAGGTGGTGCAGTGATATTCCTGGCTGCTATCCTGTACTTCCCACCCCTGCAACAATTATTCCAGTTCTGCCCCCTTAACCTGTGGGAGATTCTGTTATGCTTCGTGTCCGGTATGCTGAGTGTGCTGTGGTTTGAGGGATACAAGGTGATTAAAAACAGGAATAGAAAGAGTACCTCAAGGTAG
- a CDS encoding pyridoxal phosphate-dependent aminotransferase: protein MKPAKRVESIDLSGIRKMFDLVGADSINLALGEPDFDTPPHIREAVKAALDEGFTHYTGNTGILELREAISHKLQNDNHIESSPESIIVTVGASGSLYSSINALVEEGDEVIIPDPGFVAYDACVKLSGGKSVPAPLKDENDFRMLPEDVLEQVTPRTKAIIINSPNNPTGAVLEKRDVKGMADIADDHDLILISDEIYDKIIYEKEHYSPASYSDNVITINGFSKTYAMTGFRIGYLAVPPSIMEAVLKVHQYSVTCATSISQKAALAALQGPQDSVIKMRDEFKRRRDLVVGRLHNMGIKCNLPHGAFYVLPSIENPEQFVEEALKKDVVLVPGSSFGQYGEGHFRISYAASYKDLVEAMDRLESLDW, encoded by the coding sequence ATGAAACCAGCTAAAAGAGTAGAGTCCATTGATCTATCTGGAATAAGGAAAATGTTCGATTTGGTGGGGGCAGACTCCATCAACCTGGCACTGGGCGAACCTGACTTTGACACACCACCCCATATCCGCGAAGCAGTTAAAGCAGCACTGGATGAGGGTTTCACCCATTACACCGGCAATACCGGGATTCTGGAATTAAGGGAAGCCATATCCCATAAACTACAGAATGACAATCATATTGAATCATCCCCTGAATCAATAATTGTTACGGTGGGCGCCAGTGGGTCACTGTATTCCAGTATCAATGCACTTGTAGAGGAGGGGGATGAAGTGATCATTCCTGATCCTGGTTTCGTAGCCTATGATGCCTGTGTAAAACTCAGTGGAGGTAAATCAGTACCAGCACCCCTTAAGGATGAAAATGATTTCAGGATGCTACCGGAAGATGTGCTGGAACAGGTCACACCACGTACCAAGGCCATTATAATCAATTCACCGAACAATCCTACCGGTGCAGTGCTGGAAAAAAGGGATGTTAAGGGCATGGCTGATATTGCCGATGATCATGACCTGATTCTTATTTCCGATGAAATATATGATAAGATCATATATGAAAAGGAACATTACAGCCCGGCAAGCTATTCTGATAATGTTATAACCATTAATGGATTTTCCAAAACATATGCCATGACCGGTTTCCGTATTGGATACCTTGCAGTCCCACCAAGCATAATGGAAGCTGTTTTGAAGGTACATCAATACAGTGTCACCTGTGCAACTTCCATATCTCAAAAAGCTGCTTTAGCAGCCCTTCAGGGACCTCAAGATAGTGTAATTAAAATGAGGGATGAATTTAAAAGGAGAAGGGATCTGGTGGTGGGAAGACTACACAACATGGGAATAAAATGTAATTTACCACACGGAGCCTTTTACGTGCTCCCCTCCATTGAAAATCCTGAACAATTTGTGGAAGAAGCCCTTAAAAAGGATGTAGTTCTGGTGCCGGGTTCTTCCTTTGGCCAGTACGGTGAAGGCCACTTCCGAATATCATATGCAGCATCCTACAAGGATCTGGTGGAAGCCATGGACCGTCTGGAGTCCCTGGACTGGTAA
- a CDS encoding radical SAM protein, which produces MLLEHNVVVKDPLKIGLRFASCYPNLYRSAMSSLGFHIIYDLLNHQEEVYCERVVYPYGKSLETGSPLKDFDVVGFSLQYEQDYSHVLEMLREGGLKVRKEDRTPEDPLVIAGGPCASSNPLPMSSFIDLFLVGDGEVILPDFLDKLSELDNPRKELESFLDVEGIYIPGNKVNLVQVDDMRDAWRPVRQVFPETENKELIPAFGKSFLLEVSRGCARGCRFCMAGCLYRPRREVDIKTLIQTAEDGRQATGLEKIALIGGAVSDYSRIEELCRELLSRDFQVTTPSLRIESISRDLLESLTESGLRTITIAPESTWRLRQVVNKPITDEDIQSTMETAFDLNLNVKLYFLVGLPTETHADLEDMVNLIRDLQVMVPHRDSLRISVNPFIPKPHTPFQWMEFNLKDIKAKVKYLKKQAKMRHFKVENPNKSLAQYILSVGGVELSPMIEASSFKQVPLGEWKKITPKLKLGDELPWKEIDVGIDDKFLENEYEKALNGDLTPWCETFGCYNCGACN; this is translated from the coding sequence ATGCTCCTGGAACACAATGTGGTGGTGAAGGATCCACTGAAAATTGGACTTCGCTTCGCATCATGCTACCCTAACTTATACCGCAGTGCCATGTCTTCACTGGGTTTCCATATAATCTACGACCTTTTAAACCACCAGGAAGAGGTTTACTGTGAGAGAGTGGTTTACCCCTATGGTAAGAGCCTGGAGACCGGTTCACCCCTGAAGGATTTTGATGTGGTGGGTTTTTCCCTCCAGTATGAACAGGATTATTCCCATGTACTGGAAATGCTCAGGGAAGGTGGTTTAAAGGTTCGAAAAGAGGATAGGACTCCAGAAGATCCTCTGGTAATAGCGGGTGGTCCCTGTGCCAGTTCCAACCCCCTGCCCATGAGTAGTTTTATTGATCTTTTCCTGGTAGGGGATGGTGAGGTCATTCTACCTGATTTTCTGGATAAGTTAAGTGAACTGGATAATCCCCGGAAAGAGCTAGAATCATTCCTGGATGTGGAAGGAATTTACATTCCCGGGAATAAGGTGAACCTGGTCCAGGTGGATGATATGCGTGATGCCTGGCGTCCGGTTCGCCAGGTTTTCCCGGAGACTGAAAATAAAGAGTTGATTCCGGCCTTTGGAAAATCATTCCTCCTGGAGGTATCCCGAGGATGTGCCCGGGGTTGTCGTTTCTGCATGGCAGGATGTCTTTACCGCCCCCGGAGAGAAGTTGATATTAAAACCCTTATTCAGACTGCAGAAGACGGGAGACAGGCCACTGGTCTGGAGAAGATTGCACTCATTGGGGGGGCTGTTTCAGACTACTCCCGTATCGAAGAGTTGTGTCGTGAACTTCTAAGTCGTGATTTCCAGGTTACCACCCCCTCACTGCGTATTGAATCAATCTCCAGGGATCTTCTGGAAAGTTTAACTGAAAGCGGACTTAGAACCATTACCATTGCCCCTGAATCCACATGGAGACTCAGACAGGTGGTCAATAAACCAATCACTGATGAGGATATCCAGAGCACCATGGAAACTGCCTTCGATTTGAACTTGAATGTTAAGCTATATTTCCTGGTAGGACTCCCAACGGAAACGCATGCCGACTTGGAAGATATGGTGAATCTAATAAGGGATCTGCAAGTTATGGTCCCGCATCGAGATTCACTCAGGATAAGTGTCAATCCATTTATACCAAAACCACACACCCCCTTCCAGTGGATGGAATTCAACCTGAAAGATATTAAAGCGAAGGTAAAATACTTGAAAAAACAGGCCAAAATGAGACATTTCAAGGTGGAAAATCCCAATAAATCCCTTGCACAGTACATATTATCCGTGGGGGGTGTTGAACTATCCCCTATGATCGAAGCATCATCATTTAAACAAGTTCCACTGGGTGAATGGAAAAAAATAACACCAAAATTAAAGTTAGGTGATGAACTTCCCTGGAAAGAGATAGATGTAGGTATTGATGATAAATTCCTGGAAAATGAATATGAAAAGGCATTAAACGGTGATTTAACCCCATGGTGTGAGACTTTTGGTTGTTATAATTGTGGGGCGTGTAATTAA
- a CDS encoding phosphopantetheine adenylyltransferase, with product MIEQKYHKVAVGGTFDKFHRGHQLLVKTAFQVGEQVLIGVTSDKFGGIKGEIEPCNVRMSNLNQLLEGRSNYIISRLDDPYGVTIDDESVDAIVVSSETEPTAFKINQIRRENGMKPLDIITISMVLADDGKPISSTRIRRGEIDQVGTIIRKVER from the coding sequence ATGATTGAGCAAAAATATCACAAGGTGGCAGTTGGAGGCACCTTTGACAAGTTCCACAGGGGTCACCAGTTACTGGTAAAAACAGCATTCCAGGTGGGTGAACAGGTACTTATCGGAGTAACCTCTGATAAATTCGGAGGTATAAAAGGAGAAATAGAACCCTGTAACGTTAGAATGTCCAACCTCAACCAGCTACTGGAAGGACGTTCAAATTATATTATATCTCGTCTGGATGATCCGTATGGAGTCACTATTGATGATGAATCAGTTGATGCCATAGTGGTGAGTTCTGAAACTGAACCAACAGCGTTTAAAATCAACCAGATACGCCGGGAGAATGGAATGAAACCCCTGGACATAATCACCATAAGCATGGTCCTGGCAGATGATGGTAAGCCCATATCATCCACCCGTATACGTCGGGGTGAGATTGATCAGGTGGGAACTATAATTAGAAAGGTTGAAAGGTAA
- the yjjX gene encoding inosine/xanthosine triphosphatase has protein sequence MKVVVGSKNPVKLKATRNVLKKIYPQMGVQAKHVDSGVPDQPIGLEVTIQGAINRAKNAYSEDFDLSVGIESGLLEVPHSITGYLDLQWCAIYDGEKTTLGVSAGFEYPPLVIEKVLEGMEVGDVMDQVTGIDRLGQKTGAVSHLSRGLLDRTGNTEQCVLMAMIPRMNEGVYFG, from the coding sequence ATGAAGGTTGTAGTGGGATCCAAAAATCCAGTGAAGTTAAAGGCCACTCGGAATGTTTTAAAAAAGATATATCCTCAAATGGGTGTGCAGGCAAAACACGTGGATTCTGGTGTGCCGGACCAGCCCATAGGATTAGAGGTCACCATTCAAGGCGCTATAAACCGGGCAAAGAATGCATATTCCGAAGATTTTGATCTTTCAGTGGGCATAGAATCCGGTCTTTTAGAGGTACCCCATAGTATAACTGGGTACTTGGATTTGCAATGGTGTGCCATCTATGATGGCGAGAAAACCACCCTTGGAGTTAGTGCTGGTTTTGAATACCCTCCACTGGTCATAGAAAAGGTCTTGGAAGGTATGGAAGTGGGGGATGTTATGGACCAGGTTACCGGCATTGACCGCTTGGGACAGAAAACTGGTGCAGTAAGCCATCTCAGTCGGGGGTTACTGGACCGTACAGGGAATACTGAGCAGTGTGTGTTAATGGCTATGATACCCCGGATGAATGAGGGGGTTTATTTTGGTTAG